A genomic window from Cytobacillus suaedae includes:
- the zapA gene encoding cell division protein ZapA — protein MSQPEKTKTTVDIYGQQYSIVGTESTSHIRLVASLVDDKMREISAKNPYLDINKIAVLTAVNTVNDYLKLKEKVEELEKQVKNEKD, from the coding sequence TTGTCACAGCCGGAAAAAACAAAAACAACTGTAGATATATATGGGCAACAATATTCAATCGTAGGAACTGAATCGACAAGTCATATTCGATTAGTAGCCTCACTAGTTGATGATAAAATGAGAGAAATTAGTGCGAAAAATCCATATCTAGATATTAATAAAATCGCAGTCTTAACTGCAGTTAATACAGTAAATGACTATTTAAAATTAAAGGAGAAAGTAGAAGAACTAGAAAAACAAGTAAAAAACGAAAAGGATTGA
- a CDS encoding CvpA family protein gives MLDLILIIILLMGFLIGLKRGFILQIVHLTGFIVAFIVAYVYSGDLAPAIKLWVPYVTLGDNETITFLFESTNLEAAYYRAIAFAILFFGTKIVLHIVGSMLDFLAHLPILKQINGWAGGMLGFIEIYLLVFIILYIGALMPIETVQGYIQESFMAKTIVQNTPIFSGKIKDLWIQHIAM, from the coding sequence ATGCTAGATCTTATCTTAATTATTATTTTATTAATGGGATTCTTAATTGGTTTAAAAAGAGGGTTTATTCTCCAAATTGTTCATCTAACAGGTTTCATTGTTGCATTTATTGTTGCATATGTGTATTCAGGGGATTTGGCTCCCGCTATTAAACTATGGGTACCGTACGTAACATTAGGTGATAATGAGACGATTACATTTTTATTTGAAAGTACTAACCTAGAAGCCGCTTATTACCGAGCGATTGCTTTCGCTATTTTATTTTTTGGCACTAAAATTGTATTACATATTGTTGGTTCTATGTTAGATTTCCTAGCGCACTTACCAATCCTAAAACAAATTAATGGATGGGCTGGGGGAATGTTAGGTTTTATAGAGATTTATTTACTAGTCTTTATCATATTATATATTGGAGCACTAATGCCGATTGAAACAGTACAAGGCTATATCCAAGAATCTTTCATGGCGAAAACCATCGTACAGAATACACCTATCTTTTCAGGTAAAATAAAGGATTTGTGGATTCAACATATAGCAATGTAA
- a CDS encoding ribonuclease HIII translates to MSNAVIKVDSNKLLKMKEFYSNSLTEKIPQGGLFVAKLPSCTVTAYKSGKVLFQGSGAESESSRWGSSEPSTSIKKSSDKPKKTTIYSPPQNISTLSIIGSDEVGTGDYFGPMTVAAAYVSNKNFTLLQELGVKDSKNLKDKQIAEIAKNIIKVIPYSLLILPNEKYNTLQESGMSQGKIKAYLHNQALNNVVEKLKPEKADGILIDQFAEPGVYFNYLVGKSVNRENVYFSTKAEGVHLAVAAASIIARYAFVKEFEKLSERAGFEIPKGAGSKVDLAAANLIQKHGLSSLRSFTKLHFANTEKAKSLLSKKRS, encoded by the coding sequence TTGTCTAATGCAGTTATAAAAGTAGATTCAAATAAGCTTTTAAAAATGAAGGAGTTTTACTCAAACAGTTTAACAGAGAAAATACCACAAGGTGGATTATTTGTGGCTAAGCTTCCAAGTTGTACAGTTACTGCTTATAAATCTGGGAAAGTATTATTTCAAGGAAGTGGGGCTGAATCAGAATCTTCACGTTGGGGGAGCAGTGAACCTTCAACTAGCATAAAAAAATCTTCCGACAAACCCAAAAAAACAACCATCTATTCTCCACCACAGAACATTTCTACATTGTCTATTATCGGTTCGGATGAAGTAGGAACTGGAGACTATTTCGGTCCAATGACAGTAGCTGCTGCCTATGTATCTAATAAGAACTTTACACTACTTCAAGAATTAGGAGTAAAAGACTCTAAAAATTTAAAAGACAAACAAATTGCTGAAATAGCAAAAAATATTATTAAAGTTATTCCATACAGTTTATTAATCTTACCTAATGAAAAATATAACACTCTTCAAGAAAGTGGTATGTCACAAGGAAAAATAAAAGCATACCTTCATAATCAGGCTTTAAATAATGTAGTTGAAAAGCTTAAACCAGAAAAGGCCGATGGTATATTAATTGACCAATTCGCTGAACCAGGTGTTTATTTTAATTATTTAGTTGGGAAAAGTGTGAATAGGGAAAATGTGTATTTTAGTACAAAGGCTGAAGGTGTACATTTAGCAGTTGCAGCAGCCTCAATTATCGCACGGTACGCCTTTGTTAAAGAATTTGAAAAGCTTAGTGAACGTGCCGGATTTGAAATTCCAAAAGGTGCTGGATCGAAGGTAGATCTCGCTGCAGCCAATCTTATACAAAAACATGGGCTTTCTTCCCTACGTTCCTTTACCAAACTGCATTTCGCTAATACTGAAAAAGCAAAGAGTCTCCTATCAAAAAAGCGTTCTTAA
- the polX gene encoding DNA polymerase/3'-5' exonuclease PolX, translating to MELNKKDVIKLLETIAIYMELKGENSFKISAFRKAALALENDDRSLSTIEDFTQLSGIGKGTAAIITEYITTSTCTVLEELKKDVPSGLIPLLKLQGLGGKKIAKLYQELGVEDMESLKQACEQEKVRGLAGFGKKTEENILSSISESGKRPERLPLSLMLPLAEEIEYTLSKMKGIVQFSRAGSIRRMKETVKDLDFIISTTEPGLVREQLLKLNRLTSVIASGDTKVSVQLHYHYDVSVDFRLVKSGEFSTTLHHFTGSKDHNVRMRQLAKDRGEKISEYGVESLETGEITTFDSEEEFYHHFDLPYIPPEVREDGSEVELYTNEIELVKLDDIKGDLHMHSTWSDGAFTIEEMAEACRKKGYSYIAITDHSQFLRVANGLTVERLKEQRKEIDRLNAKYDDFKILAGVEMDILPDGTLDYDDSVLEGMDIVIASIHSSFSQPREKIMERLQVALTNVHVDFIAHPTGRLVGKRPGYDVDIDLLLQLAKETNTVIELNANPNRLDLCAEHIRKAQELGVKIVINTDAHNIAMLEDMPIGVATARKGWIQSKNVINTWEYDDLINFLHTKKV from the coding sequence ATGGAACTTAATAAAAAAGACGTTATTAAATTACTAGAAACAATTGCAATATATATGGAGTTAAAAGGTGAAAATTCATTTAAAATATCTGCCTTCCGTAAAGCAGCGTTGGCACTTGAAAATGATGACCGAAGTCTTTCGACCATTGAAGACTTTACGCAACTTTCTGGAATCGGTAAGGGCACAGCAGCTATCATTACAGAATATATAACGACTAGCACATGCACTGTGTTAGAAGAACTAAAAAAAGACGTTCCTTCTGGCCTTATTCCACTATTAAAACTTCAAGGGTTAGGTGGAAAGAAAATTGCGAAGTTATACCAAGAACTTGGTGTAGAAGATATGGAGTCATTAAAACAAGCCTGTGAGCAGGAAAAGGTCCGTGGTTTGGCTGGTTTCGGGAAGAAGACAGAGGAAAACATACTTTCGTCAATTTCAGAAAGTGGGAAAAGACCAGAAAGGCTTCCTCTATCCTTGATGCTTCCCCTTGCTGAAGAAATTGAATACACTCTTTCAAAAATGAAGGGGATTGTTCAATTTTCTAGAGCTGGAAGTATTAGAAGAATGAAAGAAACCGTAAAAGATTTAGATTTTATAATTTCAACTACTGAACCTGGATTGGTTCGTGAACAACTTCTTAAGTTAAATAGACTTACCTCAGTTATAGCAAGTGGAGATACAAAGGTATCAGTTCAGTTACATTATCATTATGATGTATCTGTTGACTTTAGGCTGGTTAAATCGGGGGAATTTAGTACAACTCTTCATCACTTTACAGGTAGTAAGGACCATAATGTACGTATGCGCCAGCTTGCAAAGGACCGAGGAGAAAAAATCAGTGAATATGGTGTTGAATCGCTAGAAACAGGCGAAATAACAACTTTTGATTCTGAAGAAGAGTTCTATCATCATTTTGACTTACCTTATATTCCACCTGAAGTTAGGGAAGACGGCAGTGAAGTGGAACTTTATACGAATGAAATAGAGTTAGTCAAACTAGATGACATTAAGGGTGACCTTCACATGCACTCAACATGGAGTGATGGGGCATTTACAATTGAGGAAATGGCAGAAGCTTGTAGGAAAAAGGGATATAGCTATATTGCTATTACCGATCATTCACAATTCTTAAGAGTAGCTAATGGGTTAACTGTCGAACGTTTAAAAGAACAGAGGAAAGAAATAGATAGACTGAATGCCAAGTATGATGATTTCAAAATCCTGGCAGGAGTAGAAATGGATATACTACCGGACGGAACACTAGATTATGATGATTCTGTTTTAGAAGGAATGGATATTGTTATTGCATCCATTCATTCAAGTTTTTCTCAACCAAGAGAAAAAATAATGGAAAGATTACAAGTGGCTTTAACAAATGTCCATGTTGATTTTATTGCCCATCCAACTGGTAGGCTGGTGGGGAAAAGACCGGGCTATGATGTTGACATTGACTTACTACTACAATTAGCAAAAGAAACAAATACAGTCATTGAATTAAATGCAAATCCAAACCGGTTGGACCTCTGTGCTGAGCATATAAGAAAAGCACAAGAACTAGGGGTAAAAATCGTCATAAATACAGATGCTCATAATATAGCTATGCTTGAAGATATGCCAATTGGAGTTGCGACAGCAAGAAAAGGTTGGATTCAAAGTAAAAATGTTATAAATACTTGGGAATACGATGATTTGATCAACTTTTTACACACTAAAAAGGTTTAA